The following are encoded in a window of Deltaproteobacteria bacterium genomic DNA:
- a CDS encoding MoaD/ThiS family protein: MKVRFFKPFDELAGKEEIDFDLKRPMPVKELLGIIAEKVPSFQPYLRKEKDEILNFFVVLVRGDEILKLQDVVHEEDLIKILPPISGG; the protein is encoded by the coding sequence ATGAAGGTCCGTTTTTTCAAGCCCTTCGATGAGCTTGCCGGTAAAGAAGAGATTGATTTTGATTTAAAAAGGCCCATGCCGGTCAAAGAACTTCTTGGAATAATCGCCGAGAAGGTCCCTTCTTTCCAGCCTTACCTTCGTAAGGAAAAAGACGAAATTTTGAATTTTTTTGTAGTCCTGGTTCGGGGGGATGAGATTCTTAAGTTGCAAGACGTGGTCCATGAAGAGGACCTGATTAAAATTCTTCCCCCGATTAGCGGAGGATAG